The Halobaculum sp. MBLA0143 genome includes a region encoding these proteins:
- a CDS encoding MFS transporter has translation MDDETDGSLWRNVGFRRLFTGRLATNAGDSAYLIAALWLVFDLTGSSLYTGVAGFLIRGPRVLRVLAGPVVDRRPPHQILVWAQLLQGALVAVLAGTALLGELSVWLLLAVLPFVSGIEQFVSPAEKAVLPRLVDDERLVRANSLLSLAKSGTDVAFQAGSGVVLAVVGAASLFVFDAATFVLAAVLFAGVTVTSDTDDDTDPAETGDSLGDDGSSYGDRLRAGVGYIRGSRLVPFLLGAAAVNFGSGAMTAVLPELGAALGSASAFGTLMAALAASTLVGSVSATVFEDVPYGTVGVAAFLISGLSLAGAVAVSGLVGTAGLLFLAFVPVGVFNILFFSVIQSAADTEFVGRVSATVSSLTAATFPLGSLVGGAAAAVVGVDTLLYGYAGLLLLFGVGCLVDKGIRTLPPVTEADAETLGFGG, from the coding sequence GTGGACGACGAGACCGACGGGAGTCTGTGGCGAAACGTCGGGTTCCGGCGGTTGTTCACCGGACGACTGGCGACGAACGCCGGCGACAGCGCGTACCTGATTGCCGCTCTGTGGCTCGTGTTCGACCTCACGGGGTCGTCACTGTACACCGGTGTCGCTGGCTTCCTGATTCGGGGGCCGCGGGTCCTGCGGGTTCTCGCTGGACCAGTCGTCGACCGGCGCCCCCCGCACCAGATCCTGGTGTGGGCCCAACTGCTCCAAGGTGCGTTGGTCGCCGTTCTGGCGGGAACGGCGTTGCTGGGTGAGCTGTCCGTGTGGCTGTTGTTGGCCGTGCTCCCGTTCGTGTCCGGGATCGAACAGTTCGTCTCCCCCGCGGAGAAGGCGGTGCTCCCGCGTCTCGTCGACGACGAGCGACTAGTTCGTGCGAACTCGCTGCTGTCGCTGGCCAAGAGTGGGACAGATGTCGCGTTCCAGGCGGGAAGTGGCGTCGTGCTCGCGGTGGTCGGAGCGGCGAGTCTGTTCGTCTTCGACGCCGCGACGTTCGTGCTGGCGGCGGTGCTGTTCGCCGGAGTGACGGTCACGTCGGACACGGACGACGACACCGATCCAGCGGAGACCGGCGACTCGTTGGGCGACGACGGCTCGTCGTACGGCGACCGGCTTCGAGCAGGCGTCGGCTACATCCGGGGCTCACGGCTCGTTCCGTTCCTGCTCGGAGCGGCAGCAGTCAACTTCGGATCGGGGGCGATGACAGCAGTGTTGCCGGAACTGGGGGCAGCGCTGGGGTCTGCGAGCGCCTTCGGAACCCTGATGGCCGCCCTCGCGGCCTCGACACTAGTGGGGTCGGTGTCTGCGACGGTGTTCGAGGACGTTCCTTACGGGACAGTTGGCGTCGCGGCGTTTCTCATCAGCGGGCTGTCACTCGCTGGCGCCGTCGCAGTGTCCGGACTCGTCGGGACTGCCGGGCTGTTGTTCCTCGCTTTCGTTCCCGTCGGCGTGTTCAACATCCTGTTCTTCTCCGTGATCCAGTCTGCGGCCGACACCGAGTTCGTCGGGCGCGTGTCGGCGACGGTGTCCAGTCTGACAGCAGCGACGTTCCCGCTCGGGAGTCTCGTCGGCGGCGCTGCCGCCGCCGTCGTTGGCGTCGACACGCTGCTTTACGGCTACGCAGGACTGTTGCTCCTGTTCGGGGTGGGCTGTCTGGTCGACAAGGGGATCCGGACGCTCCCGCCGGTCACAGAGGCAGACGCCGAGACGCTGGGGTTCGGCGGGTGA
- the leuS gene encoding leucine--tRNA ligase: MANDKNDSRAFDHREVETEWQRAWETASAFTVPDDIDDPAYVLAMFPYTSGNLHMGHVRNYTITDSYARFERLRGEAVLHPMGWDAFGLPAENAAEERDTDPRSFTESCIDSMREQLQRMGFGYDWDREVKTCNPEYYRWNQWLFRRFWDAGLVERQETELNWCDSCETVLADEQVEGDDERCWRCDTPIRQRELGQWFFTITDYADELLAELDRLDNWPANVREMQRNWIGRQTGHILGLDTEHPDGETTVDVFTTRLDTLYGATFVVLSPGHPLAERLGEADEAVADYCDRAAASDDGLAQTSGVETDARAINPATGEELPVYVADYVLDDVGTGAIFAVPAHDERDHAFAEAHDVPIRRVVVPDNGERDDADDEVFTDDGVLVDSGEYDGTDSETARERFAEAFDARERTEYDLRDWAISRQRYWGTPIPLVECDDCGTVPLPDDRLPVELPEFVHTAGNPLDAATDWQETACPECGGPAVRETDTMNTFVDSSWYFLRYVSPGLETAPFDRERASDWLPVDRYVGGSEHAVMHLLYARFFTKVLADLDLLDGVREPFDHLTTQGMVLGEDGEKMSKSKGNGVSPTELVEEYGADTARTFVSEVAQPETEFAWDPEGVESARQFLDGVYSLVSSFADGEFETTDADRTVDESVRLSVDATVEEAASKYEAFRFNHAVRAVRQLLSLLRRYRDATTPDHETFEHGLTAVLTVLSPVAPHVCEEAWATLGNDALLATGDWPDTDVPEGYETEQALVDATRDDVHNILDTVGIDNPERINLTVAPTWRHRVYRLAREADDDIVGTVMADEDLRAVGSAAADYAKQLAPEANALEPQLSSEREHEALERARWLLEDEFDATVAVSTPDDPTATDAEPGRPAIDITPADS; this comes from the coding sequence GTGGCCAACGACAAAAACGACAGCCGGGCGTTCGACCACCGAGAGGTAGAGACAGAGTGGCAACGAGCCTGGGAGACGGCATCAGCGTTCACTGTCCCGGACGACATCGACGATCCGGCGTACGTGTTGGCGATGTTCCCGTACACCTCCGGGAACCTCCACATGGGTCACGTCAGGAACTACACGATCACCGACTCGTACGCTCGGTTCGAGCGGCTGCGAGGGGAAGCAGTGCTCCACCCGATGGGGTGGGATGCGTTCGGACTCCCGGCGGAGAACGCGGCCGAAGAACGCGACACGGATCCACGGAGCTTCACCGAGTCGTGTATCGACTCGATGCGCGAACAGCTCCAGCGGATGGGGTTCGGCTACGACTGGGACCGCGAGGTGAAGACGTGTAACCCGGAGTACTACCGGTGGAACCAGTGGCTTTTCCGGCGGTTCTGGGACGCTGGGCTGGTCGAGCGTCAGGAGACGGAGCTGAACTGGTGTGACTCCTGTGAGACCGTCCTGGCGGACGAACAGGTAGAGGGCGACGACGAGCGGTGTTGGCGGTGTGATACGCCGATCCGACAGCGAGAGCTCGGACAGTGGTTCTTCACCATCACCGACTACGCCGACGAACTACTCGCGGAGTTGGATCGGCTGGACAACTGGCCGGCGAACGTCCGGGAGATGCAACGCAACTGGATCGGTCGACAGACGGGCCACATCCTCGGTCTCGACACCGAACACCCGGACGGGGAGACGACAGTAGACGTGTTTACGACGCGGCTGGACACGCTGTATGGCGCGACGTTCGTCGTCCTCTCGCCGGGCCACCCGTTGGCCGAGCGGCTGGGCGAGGCGGACGAGGCCGTCGCCGACTACTGCGACCGTGCGGCTGCGAGCGACGACGGGCTCGCACAGACCAGCGGGGTCGAGACCGACGCGCGGGCGATCAACCCCGCGACCGGTGAGGAGCTGCCCGTGTACGTCGCGGACTACGTCTTGGACGATGTCGGGACGGGTGCGATCTTCGCCGTCCCGGCGCACGACGAACGCGATCACGCCTTCGCCGAGGCCCACGATGTTCCGATCAGACGGGTCGTCGTGCCCGACAACGGCGAGAGGGACGACGCCGACGACGAGGTGTTCACCGACGACGGTGTGCTCGTCGACTCGGGAGAGTACGACGGGACGGACAGCGAGACGGCCCGCGAGCGGTTCGCGGAGGCGTTCGACGCCCGGGAACGGACGGAGTACGATCTCCGGGACTGGGCGATCTCCAGACAGCGCTACTGGGGGACACCGATCCCGTTGGTGGAGTGTGACGACTGTGGGACAGTGCCGCTGCCAGACGATCGACTCCCGGTCGAACTGCCGGAGTTCGTCCACACCGCCGGCAACCCGTTGGACGCGGCGACAGACTGGCAGGAGACGGCCTGTCCGGAGTGTGGCGGGCCAGCCGTTCGGGAGACGGACACGATGAACACGTTCGTGGACTCTTCGTGGTACTTCCTGCGGTACGTCTCCCCGGGGCTGGAGACGGCGCCGTTCGACCGCGAGCGGGCGAGCGACTGGCTGCCGGTCGACCGCTACGTTGGGGGATCGGAACACGCCGTGATGCACCTCCTGTACGCGCGGTTCTTCACGAAGGTCCTCGCGGATCTGGACCTGTTGGACGGCGTCCGCGAGCCGTTCGACCACCTCACGACCCAAGGGATGGTGTTGGGCGAGGACGGCGAGAAGATGTCGAAGAGCAAGGGGAACGGCGTCTCACCGACCGAACTCGTCGAGGAGTACGGCGCCGACACCGCCCGGACGTTCGTCAGTGAGGTGGCTCAGCCGGAGACGGAGTTCGCCTGGGACCCGGAAGGGGTCGAGAGCGCCAGGCAGTTCCTCGACGGGGTGTACAGTCTGGTGTCGTCGTTCGCCGACGGGGAGTTCGAGACGACGGACGCCGACCGGACAGTCGACGAGTCCGTCCGGCTGTCCGTGGACGCGACCGTCGAGGAGGCGGCGTCGAAGTACGAGGCGTTCAGGTTCAACCACGCCGTCCGGGCGGTCAGACAGCTCCTGTCGCTTCTCCGGCGCTACCGGGACGCGACGACGCCCGACCACGAGACGTTCGAGCACGGGCTGACCGCGGTGCTGACGGTTCTGTCGCCGGTGGCACCGCACGTCTGCGAGGAGGCGTGGGCCACCCTAGGCAACGACGCGCTGCTGGCGACCGGGGACTGGCCGGACACGGACGTTCCCGAGGGTTACGAGACGGAGCAGGCGCTCGTCGACGCCACCCGTGACGACGTTCACAACATTCTGGACACGGTCGGGATCGACAACCCCGAGCGGATCAATCTCACTGTCGCGCCGACGTGGCGTCACCGCGTCTACCGCCTCGCGCGCGAGGCGGACGACGACATCGTCGGAACGGTGATGGCCGACGAAGACCTCCGAGCAGTCGGATCGGCGGCAGCCGACTACGCCAAACAGCTCGCGCCGGAGGCAAATGCGCTTGAGCCACAGCTGTCGTCGGAACGGGAGCACGAGGCGTTGGAGCGCGCCCGGTGGCTGTTGGAAGACGAGTTCGACGCGACAGTGGCCGTGTCGACTCCGGACGATCCGACCGCGACGGACGCCGAGCCCGGCCGACCGGCAATTGACATCACGCCCGCAGACTCGTGA